The proteins below are encoded in one region of Pseudophryne corroboree isolate aPseCor3 chromosome 8, aPseCor3.hap2, whole genome shotgun sequence:
- the LOC134947798 gene encoding chymotrypsinogen A-like: protein MTILWFLSCLAVLGGTYGCGVPSIRPVVSGYARIVNGENAVSGSWPWQVSLQDNTGFHFCGGSLINSLWVVTAAHCGVTTAHRVVLGEYDRSSNAEPIQTKTISRVFRHPSYSSFTIVNDITLLKLTSTATFNTIVSPVCLAVTNDVFNGGERCVTTGWGYVNAATQNTPSKLQQVSLPLLTNTECQRHWGTRIQSTMICAGASGASSCMGDSGGPLVCQRNGAWTLAGIVSWGSSTCSASSPGVYARVTALRSWLDQTVAAN from the exons ATGACAATCCTTTGGTTTCTGTCCTGCCTTGCCGTGCTAGGGGGTACCTATG GCTGTGGTGTGCCAAGCATCAGACCTGTTGTCTCCGGGTATGCCAGGATTGTGAATGGTGAGAATGCCGTTTCTGGGTCTTGGCCATGGCAAGTGTCTCTGCAG GACAACACCGGATTCCACTTCTGTGGTGGTTCTCTGATCAACAGTCTCTGGGTTGTAACTGCTGCTCACTGTGGTGTCAC AACTGCCCACCGTGTCGTTCTGGGGGAATATGATCGTTCTTCCAATGCTGAGCCCATTCAAACCAAAACTATTTCCAGG GTCTTCAGACACCCCAGCTACAGTTCCTTCACCATTGTCAATGATATCACTCTTTTGAAGCTAACCAGCACAGCTACTTTCAACACTATTGTGTCTCCTGTTTGTCTCGCTGTTACCAATGATGTTTTCAATGGAGGAGAGAGATGCGTTACTACTGGATGGGGTTATGTAAATGCTGCAA CACAAAACACACCAAGCAAACTGCAACAGGTGTCTCTTCCTCTTCTGACCAACACTGAATGTCAGAGACACTGGGGAACCAGAATCCAAAGCACCATGATCTGCGCTGGAGCCTCCGGTGCCTCATCCTGCATG GGAGACTCTGGTGGACCACTTGTGTGCCAGAGAAATGGAGCTTGGACCCTGGCTGGAATTGTCTCCTGGGGAAGTTCTACCTGCTCAGCCTCCTCTCCCGGAGTATATGCTCGTGTGACAGCTCTTAGATCCTGGTTGGATCAAACCGTTGCTGCTAACTAA